In one window of Syntrophorhabdaceae bacterium DNA:
- a CDS encoding nitroreductase family protein — MDTLLLQDRNNAVDEVMAKRRSVRLFTSEIPPKELIEHILLAGLKAPYAALAVKEDIPYRFFRVICQGPGMIKTAGLIQEQARANLKLLKSDMAKNAYLREHGGEFVTRVKHLAEHGLPSLRDAPYFIVVAERKGIPPVEFESLAHCLQNMWLKATALGLGFQLLSVTKMLTESREFFDMIGLQLGAFAVNGCVIGYAQQPPAEKRLFALDQVTAWL, encoded by the coding sequence GTGGATACTCTGTTATTGCAAGATAGGAACAACGCGGTGGATGAAGTGATGGCCAAAAGACGATCCGTCCGGCTCTTCACCTCGGAAATCCCGCCTAAGGAGCTGATTGAACACATACTTCTTGCTGGACTTAAGGCCCCGTACGCGGCCTTGGCGGTTAAAGAGGATATCCCGTATCGTTTCTTCAGAGTGATCTGCCAGGGTCCCGGCATGATCAAGACTGCGGGCCTCATTCAGGAGCAGGCGAGGGCTAACTTGAAACTACTAAAGTCAGATATGGCGAAGAACGCTTACCTTCGAGAGCATGGAGGGGAGTTTGTGACACGTGTGAAACATCTGGCCGAGCACGGCCTTCCCAGCCTTAGAGACGCACCTTACTTCATCGTTGTGGCCGAACGGAAGGGCATTCCACCCGTCGAATTCGAGTCGCTTGCCCATTGCCTGCAGAATATGTGGCTGAAAGCCACCGCTCTGGGTCTGGGCTTTCAGCTGCTATCGGTTACCAAAATGCTCACCGAAAGCCGCGAGTTTTTCGACATGATCGGTCTGCAGCTTGGAGCGTTTGCGGTTAATGGCTGCGTTATCGGCTATGCTCAGCAGCCGCCTGCCGAAAAGCGCCTTTTTGCGCTTGATCAGGTCACTGCATGGCTCTGA